The following coding sequences lie in one Rutidosis leptorrhynchoides isolate AG116_Rl617_1_P2 chromosome 6, CSIRO_AGI_Rlap_v1, whole genome shotgun sequence genomic window:
- the LOC139851576 gene encoding cinnamyl alcohol dehydrogenase 1-like yields MGSLKEEREITGWAARDPSGLLSPYTFTLRNTGAEDVVIKVICCGVCHTDLHQIKNDLGMSNYPMVPGHEVVGEVVEVGPKVTKFEVGDCVGVGCLVGSCNSCHPCKVDVEQYCNKKIWSYNDVYTDGKPTQGGFAGSMIVHQKFVVKIPEGMSPEQVAPLLCAGVTVYSPLNHFGLKGSGLKGGILGLGGVGHMGVLIAKAMGHHVTVISSSDKKKEEALDVLGADDYIISSDVERMQELADSFDYIIDTVPVHHPLEPSLSLLKLDGKLIIMGVINVPLQFVSPLLMLGRKMITGTFIGSMKETQEMLEFCKEKGVRSTIEVVKMDYVNTAMERLAKNDVRYRFVVDVAGSNLGEE; encoded by the exons ATGGGAAGCTTGAAAGAAGAGAGAGAGATAACTGGATGGGCTGCCAGAGATCCCTCCGGTCTTCTTTCCCCTTACACCTTCACTCTCCG AAATACTGGAGCTGAAGATGTGGTGATAAAAGTGATATGTTGTGGTGTTTGTCATACGGATCTTCATCAAATTAAAAATGATCTTGGAATGTCTAATTACCCTATGGTTCCTGG ACATGAAGTAGTAGGTGAGGTGGTAGAAGTGGGACCCAAAGTCACCAAATTCGAGGTAGGGGATTGCGTGGGAGTGGGATGTCTTGTTGGAAGTTGTAACAGTTGCCACCCTTGTAAGGTGGACGTCGAGCAATACTGCAACAAAAAGATCTGGTCCTACAACGATGTTTACACTGATGGCAAGCCTACTCAAGGTGGCTTCGCCGGGTCTATGATCGTCCACCAAAA GTTTGTTGTTAAAATACCGGAGGGAATGTCGCCGGAGCAAGTTGCTCCATTACTGTGTGCCGGAGTGACGGTTTATAGTCCATTGAACCACTTTGGATTGAAAGGAAGTGGGCTAAAAGGAGGTATACTTGGGCTTGGTGGGGTGGGACACATGGGTGTTTTGATAGCGAAAGCTATGGGACATCACGTGACCGTTATTTCTTCTTCTGATAAGAAGAAAGAAGAGGCCCTTGATGTTCTCGGAGCTGATGATTACATTATCAGCTCTGATGTTGAGCGAATGCAAGAATTAGCAGATTCGTTTGATTACATAATTGACACCGTGCCGGTTCACCATCCTCTTGAGCCTAGTCTGTCCTTGCTCAAGCTTGATGGAAAATTGATCATCATGGGTGTCATCAATGTTCCCTTGCAATTTGTCTCTCCTCTTCTCATGCTTG GGAGAAAGATGATCACGGGAACTTTCATAGGTAGCATGAAGGAGACTCAAGAGATGCTCGAATTCTGCAAAGAAAAAGGGGTAAGATCCACAATTGAGGTGGTGAAGATGGATTATGTCAACACCGCTATGGAGAGGTTGGCTAAGAACGATGTTAGATATCGATTTGTCGTGGATGTTGCCGGTAGCAATCTTGGAGAAGAATAA